The following is a genomic window from Nicotiana tabacum cultivar K326 chromosome 3, ASM71507v2, whole genome shotgun sequence.
ACTCGAATAAAAAGCTCTTTTTTGGGATAAGAATCTCATCAAATAAAAGGTAACCTTTATCTCTTTCTATATGCATATGTATATTTAAATGGGtaaacatatacatatacatatatagagAGAGTGTTCTGTATTTACAGCAACTATAATATTATTcacattttttttgtttgaacCATATCTATATGggaaatttaatatatttaatttGTTTGTAAAGATAattaattacttcttttaacatcAAATAATAAGCTTAAATAGTTGCCCATTCCACTGCTTAATTTGTATATATCGATTAGAAAAACTAACCACCGAATTTGACCGATTATTTGTGTAAAGTTCCGTATTAACTTACGGATCATGCAGTTTGAAAGAGAAGCTTCATCTAAAAATGTGGATAGAATTAGTACTTATAATCATCTCAAAGGATTAGGTCAAAGACTTATCTTGGAATGAATATTGAGACAATAGGGTAGGACCACCCAAATAAACACATGGCTATTGTTTTATGTTAccagatgtcacgacccaattaaGGATCGAGACCGGCGCTTAGCAGCAAGTACTCCCAAGTAAGTCTTATCGGTATTTTACCGAAAATCGGATAGAGTTTTCCCTGTTTTTGGACTATCCCAAAAAAAATTTCCTGTCTAAAATCAGCAACCAAACACTCTAATAACAATTCAAACAATTGACAACTTATTAATTAACCAAAATTGTCTTTACCATTACTAATCAACCCGCTAACAAccagaaatactaatttatctccgaCTTTGATAATAAAGAACGATACTCGACATAAAACTAATAGCAAAATAATATTCATGACACTAAaaaaatgactatggagcgactctagaattcaaagaaaagaccataacaattGATAAAGTCTCTGCCCACGCGAACAAGCGCGAGGCTCACCAAGAATTCTTAACCagtgcgctctaattaacgaaatcctcgcctgcgtcaactgttgtctctgtaaaaaaaaattagcgaggcatgagtcgctagctcagtgaataataacacttaaccacaaccgtttttattggggacaagtcagaaaatatGCTAGTATATCaaacagaaaataacataaaaatgcccttttagaaacaataaataattttcagtctcgTCATGCTTTTTTATAGTATAATACAATTAACAATTcggtaataagctcggtaaccactatctaatatcaatattcacatttgagaggttttaatgaacggatcatgtaatcggtataactgtggacttcttcgcaagaagtcaaatataacggtagtccctactcgagggaaatcggtaacggtatgctagttctaccttctcACTAGCGAGGGATATAACGGTAATctgtaattacaaggtgcaccaggtctaacgaacccgccgttagctacgagatccttcaatgtctactctcatttatacttgtctttgtaatccgtatatactcatagaaaatattttaaaacaatatagggcatttcggttcttatcaaatcatataatttcttttcgataacagtaaattcGGGTAACGGTAAAACAGATCTAGTGACaacgaaaatatttaaaacaacggtaatcttctcaaataactatttcggtatcatatcgagtaaaagacttgtcccacatgcaacttAAAATAATcagtaacatattcatattaaaaatcatgtgtaaatcatgcaagttatgaaaacacaaattgcggtaagattactactcatagtactcgtgccgaaataccaaatgcttcacctcgaggaattcgtacaaattcctccaatcaatctataattacataatatcaatctcatgtTAATTTCCTTGTTTAGGCTAGTTCATagctaatttagaatacccaacCCTCGAGGTTTCATATTTGACTTTTAATTCGCCGAATTATATTTACCCAGCTATGAGTAATTACTAATCTATCAACTCCAACATAttcatatattttattaatcCAATTTCATaaagttctattgattctttaggAAGAAAATTCTCAAGTGTGAATGAACTAGTGTAATTTCTATGTCTCTATAGAATCTCCCAATCATGAGAATCGAAATTAAAATCTACCAGAAAGAGAAGCTCAAACTATACCCGTAAGACACAATTCGTGCTTAAGATTCCTCAACAGATTGCCAAAGATTAACAAAAATTTATACATATCTTTCCATGTTTCACTGACTTTTGCCAATCTCCTTATTTAACTCTAACCATTAAAATATATTCTCAAATTTGTGGAATAAGTACCTGAAGATTTGAACAAATAATGGATGGAAGTGGCTTCTTTTGCGGTACCAAGCTTTTTTCCCCAACTCACCTTTTGTAtttgtttttttgattttttttcgcTTTAGTTCTGGcccgttccttttttttttttgcttctgttTGGTTTTACGCAGCAGAATTGATTTTTGTTGCAAGAGAAAGGGGCTTCGGCCCTTTCTTCCTTTTTCGTTTCTGTTAGGTAGCGTAGGACTTTGCCCTATTCAAtcttatttgtaattttttttggtaAATTACATAACTACCCTCTTTCTTTTAATgagtattacattctccccatctTATGAAATTCGGTCTCCGAATTTAGCTCAGGTACATACCTGTAGactgaaataaatgaggatactTGACTCGCATAACATCTTCTATTTCCCATGTAGCTTCTTCAACAGTATGATTTCTCCATAAGACTTTAACGAACACAATTTCTTTTGACCGTagctttcttacttgcctatcaaCAATAGCCATCGTCTCCTCCTCGTAGGACAACTTCTCATCGAGCAGTATAGTCGGTGCTTCAAtcgcctgatatgagtttgatatacattttcttagcattgagacatgaaacactggatgaataaAGGATAACTCAGGAGGAAGTGCCAAACGATAAGCCATCGCTCCCACTCGGTCTAGTATCTCATACGGTCCTATAAACCTGGGGCTTAACTTGCCTCTTTTCCCAAACCGCATTACACCTTGCATAGGGGAGACTCGTAGGAACACTTTGTCTCCAATTGTGAATACTAAATCTTTTCTTCTCTTATCAGCATAAGACTTTTGTCTACTTTGAGCTGCAAGCAATCTCTGTCTGATCAACTAAACCTTGTCCATAGTTTCTTGTACTAGGTCGGGTCCCAATAAGTTAGTCTCACCAgcttcaaaccatccgataggagaaTGACACCttctaccatacaatgcttcgtacggtgccatttgaatactggactggaagctattgttgtaagaaaaTTAAGCTAACGGTAGATAAGTGtcccaactacctccaaactcaagaatgcaagctctcaacacatactccaagatctgaatagtacgttcagaCTGCCCATCTGTCTGTAGAAGAAATGCagtactaagatctactcgtgtacccaatgcttcttgaaaagatttccaaaagcgTGAAGTGAACTATGATCctctatcagagatgatggatactagAACTCCGTGAAGTCAGACAATTTTATTCATAAATATCTGTGCATACCTGACTCCACCATATGTAGTCTtcaccggcaaaaagtgtgctgattttgttagtcgatctacaatcacccataccGAGTCATAACCTCTAAGGGTTCGTGGTAGCTCGGTGACAAAATTCATAGTAATTCTTTTCCAttttcactctggaatctcaattCGTTGTAGTAGTCATGCGGGTTGCTGATGCTCAAccttgacctgctgacaagttaaacaactagaaacaaagttagcaacatctttcttcataccTTCCCAACAATAAAATTGCTTTAGGTCATGGTACATTTTTGTGGATCCAGGATGTATAGTGTATTTAGTATTGTGAGCTTCTTTAAGAATATCATGTCTCAACCCATCTACGTCTGCTACACATAGCCTGTCACCCATTCGAAGAACACTATCACTTTCAACAAACATATCCTTGCTTGTACCAGCTAAGGCCTCATCCCTGTATTTGCATAATCGTTTATCCTTATATTAGGTGGCCTTAATGCGCTCAACTAATGAAGACTTAGCCTGAGCATAAACCAACAATGCCTCTGAATTTCCGACACTAAATCTGATACCTGTATCTTCTAGTCTCTGAATATCTCTGGCCAAAAGTCTCTTTGCAGGGGCTATatgtgccaaactccccatagattttctactcaatgcatcagccaccacattggcttttccaggatgataaaaatagaataatcatagtctttaagtagttCCATCCAATGACGCTACCGAAGATTTAGATCTCTCtgttgaaagatatacttcagacttttatggtcagtataaatctcacaaatTTCACCGtatagataatgtctccaaatttttagagcaaataccactgcagccatctccaaatcatgtgtAGGATGGTTTTACTCGTGTTTTTACAATTGTctcaaagcataagcaataacacgACCATTTGCATGAGAACACATCCTAATCCCACCCTCGAGGCGTCATAGAATACTGTAAATCCTCCAGAACCTGATGGTAAGGCTAATATTGGTGCAGTTGTCAAacatgttttgagtttttgaaagctctGCTCACATTCCTCCATCCACTGAAACATTGCATTTTTCGGTGTTAACTTGGTCAGCGGTGCTGCTATTATGGAGAAATCCTGCACAAAACGCCTGTAATAGCCTGCTAAGCCTAAAATGCTGCGAATCTCTGTAGGAGAAGTAGGTCTGGGCCATTTCTGCACAACTTCAGTCTTCTTAGGATATACTATAATTCCATCTttggatacaacatgccccaaaaatgctaccgagtctagccagaattcacacttcgagaacttagcataaagtcgATGTTCTCGCAATGTCTGCAACACAGTCCTGAGATGATTCTCGTGTTCTCTTTGGCTACgagaatatatcaggatatcatcaataaatactattacaaatCTATCCAGAAATGGCTTGAACACCttattcattaaatccatgaatgccGCTGGAGAATTAGTAagtccgaaaggcatcacaagaaactcatagtgcccgtatcgagtcttgaaagcagtcttagaAATATATTCATCTATGATACTAAGTTGAGGATAACCAGAACGGAGGTCAATCATTAAAAAGTGGGCagctccttgtaactgatcaaacatgtcATCTATTCGAGGCAAATGATATTTATGACgtattgttatcttgttcaactgcctgtagtcaatgcacattctcagggatccgtctttcttctttacgaacaatactggtgcaccccatggtgatacactatgtctaataaaacccttatctaacaaatcttgtaactgttgctttAACTCCCTCAACTCTATTGGTGTCATTCGATATGGGGGTATCAATATAGGTTGTGTGTCAGGtagcaaatcaataccaaagtctatttctcatattggaggcaatcctggtaaatccttaggaaatacatcagaaaattctCTCACTACTGGTACATTTTCTATACCAACTGTTTCCTTTCTTGTATCATTTACAATAGCTAAGAGACCCAAGCAACCTTTCTTCAGAAgtcgttgagccttcataaaagatacaATTTTGCAAGTCTCTAGAACCTGACTCCCTCTTAGAATAAAACTGGGTTCATTTGGTATCTCAAACTTAACTATCTTTGCATGACAATCGACTATAGCATAGCAaaaagataaccaatccattcccatcagCATGCCAAAGTCAAACACATCAAGTACAATAAGGTCAACAAGAGTATCTCTACCCTCAACTCGAATCTGACAAGCACGATACACGTATTCAGCTAATAGAGACTCTACAATATGAGTAGCAACTAGAAAATGATCATTCAATAGCTCGGGCTGTCTACTAAATCTCAAAGCAAAGTACGAGGACACATAAGAGTgggtagatcccggatcaatcaacgcaagtGCATCAAATGAATAGACAGAAAGAATACCTATAACCACTGCATTCGAGGCCTGAGCATCTTGTCTAGTAAATGTAAAAACTCTCGCTTGACCTTTACCAGCATTGCCTTGTCCTTGATTCACAGTAGCACGGTCTCCAGCACCTCGACCTCTATTTCCTGTACCTGTAGCGCCTGAAGTATTATGAGTAGTCTGAGTCGGTGCAGCTGACTGACTACAAGCCTGGTTGAAATTTCTCGGAGGCTGAGGGCAATCCCTCAAGTGATGTCCCAACTGGCCACACCGAAAGCACTCTCCAGTTAGAACACGACATTGGCCCAAATGTGATCTACCACAAGTCTGGCAGACTGGAGTAGTGACATATATCTGCCCAGAATTACGATGTCCAGAAGATGATGGTCCCCTATTACCTTGTCTGTAATGTAGTATGTATGTGGACTGTGAAGACATGTGTGTCCCTGTCTGAGAACCCTGTTGTTGTTGTCCCTGGTTTCCTGCTCTTCTATTTCACTAAAACCACCACTGAAAGCCCCTCCCATCTTGGCCTTCTTACGTAAATCATTAGTTGCACGCTCCTCACGTCCCTTGTTTTCAATCTTTCTAGCAAGGTCAACTACATCAGAGTAGGATAAAGTCTCCATCTGTGGGGCTACTGCAGTGTATAGACGACTAACcaatccatcaacaaacctctgaaCTCGAGCTTCTTCGGTAGGCACTAAGTGAGGAGCATATATAGCCAGCTTACAGAACTTAGTGTTATATGTTGACACATCCATATCTGGAGTCTGAACCAATCTCTCAAAGTCTCTAGCATATTGTTGCATCAGACTGTCTGGAAGAACATGATTCTTGAACAACTTAGTGAACTCGTCCCATGTCAGTGGTGCTGCTCCTGCTGGCCTTCCTAGCAATACAGTTTCATACCATGTGTTGGCCATATCCTCTAGTTTGTATGCTGCGAGCTCCACGGCTCTCTCACTAGAACATCCAAGAGCACGTAATGCCTTGAGTGTCCTATCCAAGAAACTTTGAGGATCTGCTGAATTATCGGAACctgtgaattttggtgatttcaatttcAGGAACTCGTGTAGGGACACTTCCTTATTCTCGAAAGGCTGAGTCTGTGTAGGTGCTTGTATCTGTAAAGTAGCCTGAGGAGCTGAACTTCCGCCTTGAGTAGGCACCAATGCCTCTAACACATTCAATAACCTTGCCACTGCATCTGCAGGTAAGGCAACAATAGGTACAACAGTTGGCACTGGTGGTGGAGCGTTCTGAACTCCTTGCTATTGCACTTGATCTGGCATAATAGCTTGGGTTTGACCCATGTTCCGAACTTAAGGTTGAGGGGCagtctgtcttctagtttgatgaacCCTAACTTGACCGCCACCCCAGG
Proteins encoded in this region:
- the LOC142178135 gene encoding uncharacterized protein LOC142178135, whose amino-acid sequence is MARTRTPSSAGRGATWGGGQQGVQNAPPPVPTVVPIVALPADAVARLLNVLEALVPTQGGSSAPQATLQIQAPTQTQPFENKEVSLHEFLKLKSPKFTGSDNSADPQSFLDRTLKALRALGCSSERAVELAAYKLEDMANTWYETVLLGRPAGAAPLTWDEFTKLFKNHVLPDSLMQQYARDFERLVQTPDMDVSTYNTKFCKLAIYAPHLVPTEEARVQRFVDGLVSRLYTAVAPQMETLSYSDVVDLARKIENKGREERATNDLRKKAKMGGAFSGGFSEIEEQETRDNNNRVLRQGHTCLHSPHTYYITDKLGHHLRDCPQPPRNFNQACSQSAAPTQTTHNTSGATGTGNRGRGAGDRATVNQGQGNAGKGQARVFTFTRQDAQASNAVVIGILSVYSFDALALIDPGSTHSYVSSYFALRFSRQPELLNDHFLVATHIVESLLAEYVYRACQIRVEGRDTLVDLIVLDVFDFGMLMGMDWLSFCYAIVDCHAKIVKFEIPNEPSFILRGSQVLETCKIVSFMKAQRLLKKGCLGLLAIVNDTRKETVGIENVPVVREFSDKWPRPTSPTEIRSILGLAGYYRRFVQDFSIIAAPLTKLTPKNAMFQWMEECEQSFQKLKTCLTTAPILALPSGSGGFTVFYDASRVGLGCVLMQMVVLLLML